One part of the Melitaea cinxia chromosome 8, ilMelCinx1.1, whole genome shotgun sequence genome encodes these proteins:
- the LOC123655866 gene encoding craniofacial development protein 2-like codes for MSLGIRVCDNARAYPTGDAQMQHPASVGNGQGLLLQGRGQRKRRVQEVTLRIASWNVGTMTGRGRELADVLERRRINIACLQETKWKGQRAREIGAGYKFYYCGCDGKRNGVGIVLDRELKNKVMDVKRVNDRVIVVKLLIEDSVLNVVSVYAPQTGCDDSMKERFWEDFDAVIMKVPECEEIYIGGGL; via the coding sequence ATGAGCTTGGGAATTAGAGTATGCGATAATGCTAGGGCGTACCCCACAGGCGACGCGCAGATGCAGCACCCGGCGTCTGTGGGAAATGGACAAGGGTTGCTGCTCCAGGGACGGGGGCAGCGTAAGAGGCGAGTCCAGGAGGTGACCTTGAGGATTGCCAGTTGGAATGTGGGTACGATGACTGGGAGAGGACGAGAGCTAGCAGATGTTTTGGAAAGGAGACGGATAAATATAGCGTGCTTGCAGGAGACGAAGTGGAAGGGACAGAGAGCAAGAGAAATAGGGGCgggttataagttttattattgcgGCTGTGATGGGAAAAGAAATGGCGTAGGTATAGTGTTAGATAGAGAGCTCAAGAACAAGGTGATGGATGTGAAAAGAGTGAATGATAGAGTTATTGTAGTAAAACTGTTGATTGAAGACTCGGTTTTAAATGTCGTTAGTGTGTATGCGCCGCAAACGGGATGCGATGACAGTATGAAAGAAAGATTTTGggaggattttgatgcggtaaTAATGAAAGTACCAGAGTGTGAGGAAATATACATTGGGGGGGGACTTTAA